A genome region from Eubacteriales bacterium includes the following:
- a CDS encoding SpoIIE family protein phosphatase, giving the protein MLKKTSDLCADIGYMFLNHAGEQLCGDHVEIVEQGENSMIVVLADGLGSGVKASILSTLTAKIISTMLAEGLKLEDAVETIAATLPVCSVRGIAYSTFTVIRIVNYKRAEIIQYDNPKVILLRDGQDFEFPYTVLDIGGKKIYCSDISLKKDDVFIAMSDGVEHAGVGGVWNFGWKREDIAKFMENFWHVGYTAKTLTTILINEVNKLYNGKPGDDATVCTVRIRKRVPMNLLLGPPSNRDDCKRMMSLFFAKEGKHIVCGGTTSTIASEYLKKPIVPDLKYLDPKIPPTATIDGVELVTEGMITVNRVLEYAKNYLADNKSYEQWSFKKDGASKISRMLFEEATDINFFVGRAINPAHQNPNLPINFSIKMQLVEELSDCLKKMGKKIKVSYF; this is encoded by the coding sequence ATGTTGAAAAAGACGAGTGATCTTTGTGCTGATATCGGATACATGTTTTTAAATCATGCAGGGGAACAACTCTGCGGTGACCATGTAGAGATAGTAGAACAAGGTGAAAATTCCATGATCGTTGTTTTAGCGGATGGGCTTGGTAGCGGCGTCAAGGCTAGTATTCTATCAACGCTGACTGCAAAAATCATTTCCACAATGCTTGCCGAAGGGCTAAAACTTGAAGACGCTGTTGAAACGATAGCCGCCACCTTGCCCGTATGTTCGGTCCGTGGGATTGCATATTCCACCTTCACCGTCATTAGGATTGTAAATTATAAGCGTGCAGAAATTATCCAGTATGACAATCCTAAAGTTATTCTATTGCGTGATGGCCAGGACTTTGAGTTCCCGTATACAGTGCTTGATATCGGAGGAAAGAAAATCTATTGTTCTGACATCTCACTAAAAAAAGACGATGTATTTATAGCTATGAGTGACGGCGTTGAGCATGCCGGTGTCGGCGGTGTCTGGAATTTTGGCTGGAAACGTGAAGATATTGCCAAATTTATGGAGAACTTCTGGCACGTAGGATATACTGCCAAAACGCTCACAACTATTCTAATAAATGAAGTCAATAAGCTATACAACGGAAAACCTGGTGACGATGCAACAGTATGTACCGTACGTATCCGAAAACGCGTTCCTATGAATTTACTGCTAGGCCCGCCTTCCAACCGCGACGACTGTAAACGAATGATGTCTTTATTCTTTGCAAAGGAAGGCAAGCATATCGTATGCGGTGGAACGACATCTACCATTGCGTCGGAGTATTTAAAAAAGCCGATAGTCCCGGATTTAAAATATCTAGACCCTAAAATACCCCCCACAGCAACTATTGATGGTGTGGAGCTGGTCACAGAAGGCATGATCACGGTAAACCGCGTTTTAGAATATGCAAAAAATTATCTGGCAGACAATAAATCATACGAACAGTGGAGCTTTAAGAAAGACGGCGCATCGAAAATCAGCCGTATGCTTTTCGAAGAAGCTACAGACATTAACTTTTTTGTAGGCCGTGCCATTAACCCGGCACACCAAAATCCGAATCTGCCTATAAATTTTAGTATAAAAATGCAGCTTGTTGAAGAATTATCTGACTGCCTAAAAAAAATGGGAAAAAAGATAAAAGTCAGTTATTTTTAA
- a CDS encoding NAD(P)H-dependent oxidoreductase subunit E — protein MNGQFDFAVVDEILSANENNPRAIISILQEIQEHYHYIPREVFPYMANWLGISEAKAYSVATFYENFSLEPKGKYVIKVCDGTACHVRHSVPILERLRSELGLSASKKTTDDLNFTVETVSCLGACGLAPVITVNDKVYPSMTPDKASELLESLKEELSHDKK, from the coding sequence ATGAACGGTCAATTTGATTTCGCAGTGGTCGACGAGATTTTGTCAGCCAACGAAAACAATCCGCGGGCGATTATATCGATCCTGCAGGAAATTCAAGAACATTATCATTACATTCCAAGAGAGGTATTCCCCTATATGGCAAACTGGCTTGGAATCAGCGAAGCAAAAGCTTACAGCGTGGCAACATTCTATGAAAATTTTTCACTGGAGCCGAAGGGAAAATACGTTATCAAAGTATGCGATGGTACAGCATGCCATGTCAGGCATTCTGTCCCTATCTTAGAGCGGCTTAGATCGGAGCTTGGATTGTCTGCTTCCAAAAAGACCACTGACGATTTAAATTTCACAGTGGAAACAGTATCCTGCCTCGGTGCCTGCGGCCTTGCACCAGTCATAACGGTTAATGATAAGGTTTATCCCTCTATGACGCCTGACAAGGCTTCGGAGTTGCTTGAAAGCTTAAAGGAGGAACTAAGCCATGATAAAAAATAG
- the nuoF gene encoding NADH-quinone oxidoreductase subunit NuoF, whose product MIKNRKELIAFRAAVKKTFDSQTKKILVCAGTGCIAGGSLGIYDRLSEIMAEKGLPYSVELEEEAHDESVGLKKCGCHGFCEMGPLVRIEPQGWLYTKVKKEDCEEIIDTTIIGGKLIDRLAYKKNGEVYPKQEDIPFYKKQTRVVLEHCGHIDADSISEYIAVGGYSAFEKALFEMSGDEIVKEVKDSGLRGRGGAGFPAGIKWETVRKIESDQKYILCNGDEGDPGAFMDRSIMEGDPHRVLEGMMIAGLATGALKGYIYVRAEYPMAVSRLKNAIKQAEELGLLGDNILGSDFSFNIHINRGAGAFVCGEETALIASIEGERGFPRVRPPLTVVKGLFGKPTVPNNVETYANVPEIINKGSKWFNSIGNPNNSGTKAFALTGNIENTGLIEVPMGTTLREVIYDIGGGCRDGADFKAVQIGGPSGGCLTKEHLNLPLDYDSLKSVGAIIGSGGLVVMDEHTCMVEVARFFMHFTQNESCGKCVPCREGTKRMLEILERIVSGEGKEGDIETLLELSDMIISTALCGLGKTAPNPIRSTIRSFRDEYEAHIRGICPTGNCKKLKKIQIDPEKCKGCSKCSKVCPVHAISGKIKEPFTIDQSKCIKCEACIGTCPFNAIKEV is encoded by the coding sequence ATGATAAAAAATAGAAAAGAACTCATTGCGTTTAGAGCCGCAGTTAAAAAGACTTTTGACTCGCAGACAAAAAAAATACTGGTTTGCGCAGGCACAGGGTGCATCGCCGGCGGTTCTTTAGGGATTTATGACAGATTGTCTGAAATTATGGCTGAAAAGGGTCTGCCATATTCAGTAGAACTTGAGGAAGAAGCGCATGATGAGTCTGTCGGCCTAAAAAAATGCGGCTGTCACGGTTTTTGTGAAATGGGGCCTTTAGTTCGCATCGAACCTCAAGGGTGGCTTTATACAAAGGTAAAAAAGGAAGACTGTGAAGAAATTATAGATACCACCATTATCGGCGGTAAACTTATTGACCGCCTGGCATATAAGAAAAACGGTGAAGTGTATCCAAAACAAGAAGATATCCCGTTTTACAAAAAGCAAACCAGGGTGGTCCTAGAGCATTGCGGACATATCGATGCAGACTCTATTTCAGAGTATATAGCAGTTGGAGGATATTCCGCTTTTGAAAAAGCGTTATTTGAAATGAGCGGAGACGAAATAGTTAAAGAAGTTAAAGATTCTGGGCTTCGCGGAAGAGGTGGCGCAGGCTTCCCCGCCGGTATCAAATGGGAGACCGTTAGAAAAATAGAATCAGACCAGAAATATATACTTTGCAACGGTGACGAAGGTGACCCCGGTGCCTTTATGGACAGAAGCATTATGGAAGGGGATCCCCACCGCGTGCTGGAAGGTATGATGATAGCCGGCCTTGCAACTGGTGCCTTAAAAGGATACATATATGTACGTGCCGAATACCCCATGGCAGTCTCCCGCCTTAAGAATGCTATTAAACAGGCAGAAGAGCTCGGGCTTTTAGGTGACAATATCTTAGGAAGTGATTTTAGCTTTAATATTCATATCAATCGCGGCGCCGGCGCTTTTGTATGCGGCGAAGAAACCGCTCTTATCGCTTCCATTGAGGGCGAACGCGGTTTCCCACGGGTACGTCCCCCGCTTACTGTCGTCAAAGGTCTTTTCGGCAAACCTACAGTCCCTAATAACGTTGAAACCTATGCAAACGTACCGGAAATTATAAATAAAGGTTCTAAGTGGTTTAATAGTATAGGAAACCCAAATAACTCCGGTACAAAGGCATTTGCCCTAACAGGCAATATTGAAAATACCGGCCTTATAGAAGTACCTATGGGAACTACCCTCCGTGAGGTCATCTACGACATCGGGGGCGGCTGCCGCGATGGTGCAGATTTTAAAGCAGTACAGATAGGAGGCCCGTCGGGCGGCTGCCTTACAAAGGAACATCTGAACCTCCCTCTTGATTACGACTCTTTAAAATCAGTAGGCGCGATTATAGGGTCTGGCGGCCTTGTAGTTATGGATGAACATACCTGTATGGTTGAGGTAGCACGTTTCTTTATGCACTTTACGCAAAATGAATCCTGCGGTAAGTGCGTGCCGTGCCGCGAAGGTACCAAGCGGATGCTTGAAATCTTAGAGCGCATTGTCTCAGGCGAAGGTAAGGAAGGTGATATTGAAACGCTGCTGGAGCTGTCAGATATGATAATTTCAACTGCACTTTGCGGCCTTGGTAAAACCGCTCCAAACCCTATTCGCAGTACGATTAGGAGCTTTAGGGATGAATACGAAGCCCATATTCGCGGGATATGCCCTACCGGTAACTGTAAGAAGCTTAAAAAAATACAAATAGATCCGGAAAAATGCAAAGGATGCTCTAAATGCTCCAAAGTATGTCCTGTACATGCAATCTCCGGAAAAATAAAAGAACCGTTTACTATCGATCAATCGAAATGTATCAAATGTGAAGCGTGCATCGGCACTTGTCCGTTTAACGCAATTAAGGAGGTCTGA
- a CDS encoding [FeFe] hydrogenase, group A, with protein sequence MSREFVTIDGIPVEIENEKNLLELIRKAGIKMPTFCYHSELSVYGACRMCMVENERGILEAACSTPPRPGMSIKTNTERLRKYRKMILELLLANHCRDCTTCDNNGKCKLQDLAMRFHIDGVRFPNTSPEPIVDDSSLCIIRDASKCILCGDCVRVCNEIQNVGAIDFAKRGSKMTISTAFDIPISESPCVGCGQCSAVCPTGAIVVRNDTDKVWDALNTENVKVSVQVAPAVRVGIGKELGIGNGENAMGKIVAALHRMGFDEVYDTTTGADLTVLEESEEFLHRLEEGTGIPLFTSCCPAWVRYCEKNHPELLPNVSTCRSPMEMFGAILKEQSKYASRKLFHLAVMPCTAKKFEAAREEFKMNGEKNVDAVISTQELIHMIKESGVIFSELEPEAVDMPFGTISGAGVIFGVTGGVTEAVLRRVTSDKTKTALLAAAQTGVRGTDGIKELTLPYGTAKLHIAVVSGLANAESIIERINNGEHFDLVEIMACPGGCVCGAGQPFAVSSEKEQRAKGLYAADRVSSIRRSEENPLMMTLYEGLLKGKVHELLHVDYANKEGN encoded by the coding sequence ATGAGCCGCGAGTTTGTAACGATAGACGGAATACCCGTTGAAATTGAAAACGAAAAAAACCTTTTAGAGCTTATACGCAAGGCCGGCATTAAAATGCCAACCTTCTGCTACCATTCAGAACTATCGGTTTATGGCGCATGCCGGATGTGTATGGTCGAAAACGAAAGAGGAATTCTGGAAGCTGCATGCTCCACTCCCCCGCGTCCCGGTATGTCTATAAAGACAAATACCGAAAGGCTGCGCAAGTATAGGAAGATGATACTGGAGCTGCTGCTTGCCAATCATTGCCGCGATTGCACCACCTGTGACAATAATGGAAAATGCAAACTTCAAGATCTTGCTATGCGCTTTCATATAGACGGTGTTCGTTTCCCGAATACCTCACCTGAACCGATAGTAGACGATTCCTCGCTTTGTATCATAAGAGATGCAAGCAAGTGTATTCTATGCGGCGACTGCGTTAGGGTCTGCAATGAAATTCAAAATGTAGGCGCGATAGACTTTGCCAAAAGAGGTTCTAAAATGACTATCAGCACAGCATTCGACATCCCGATTTCTGAATCTCCGTGTGTCGGCTGCGGGCAGTGTTCGGCAGTTTGCCCGACAGGCGCAATCGTAGTCAGAAACGATACAGATAAAGTATGGGACGCACTTAATACGGAAAATGTAAAAGTATCTGTCCAGGTAGCCCCTGCAGTCCGCGTGGGTATTGGCAAAGAACTTGGAATTGGCAACGGCGAAAACGCTATGGGAAAAATCGTAGCCGCCCTGCACCGCATGGGCTTCGACGAGGTTTACGACACTACGACCGGCGCCGACCTTACCGTCCTGGAAGAATCAGAAGAATTTCTCCACCGGCTCGAAGAAGGAACCGGGATTCCGCTGTTTACCTCCTGCTGCCCGGCATGGGTACGCTATTGTGAAAAGAATCATCCGGAACTGCTTCCAAATGTATCGACCTGCCGCTCCCCTATGGAAATGTTCGGGGCGATACTTAAAGAACAGAGCAAATACGCATCGAGAAAATTGTTCCATCTTGCCGTTATGCCGTGTACAGCAAAAAAATTCGAAGCCGCACGGGAAGAATTTAAGATGAACGGGGAAAAAAACGTAGATGCGGTAATAAGCACTCAGGAGCTTATCCACATGATCAAGGAATCCGGCGTTATCTTTAGCGAATTAGAACCAGAAGCAGTAGATATGCCGTTTGGAACTATTTCCGGAGCCGGTGTGATATTCGGTGTAACCGGAGGCGTTACGGAAGCCGTTTTAAGAAGGGTTACTTCGGATAAAACAAAGACAGCGCTCCTTGCCGCCGCGCAGACAGGCGTTAGAGGTACGGACGGTATCAAAGAGTTGACACTTCCGTATGGAACAGCAAAACTTCATATAGCTGTTGTCAGCGGCCTTGCTAATGCAGAAAGTATCATAGAACGCATAAATAACGGCGAACACTTTGATCTGGTGGAGATTATGGCATGTCCCGGTGGGTGTGTCTGCGGAGCTGGCCAGCCGTTTGCCGTTTCTTCTGAAAAAGAACAGCGTGCAAAAGGCCTTTATGCGGCAGACCGTGTTTCGAGCATACGGCGCTCAGAAGAAAATCCGCTTATGATGACTTTATATGAAGGGCTGCTTAAAGGTAAAGTCCATGAACTGCTGCATGTTGATTATGCAAATAAGGAGGGTAACTGA
- a CDS encoding (2Fe-2S) ferredoxin domain-containing protein — MTELRICIGSSCHLKGSYNVLQTFRHLIEEEKLYDKIELKATFCMKECHRPGVSVTLNGENYSIPAESAREFFKTKVLPAIN, encoded by the coding sequence ATGACAGAGTTACGTATCTGTATCGGAAGTTCCTGCCACCTAAAGGGCTCCTATAATGTTCTTCAAACTTTCCGCCACTTGATAGAAGAAGAAAAGCTATATGACAAAATCGAGCTAAAAGCGACGTTTTGTATGAAAGAATGCCACCGGCCCGGTGTTTCTGTAACGCTAAATGGCGAAAACTACAGCATTCCAGCCGAAAGTGCAAGGGAGTTCTTTAAGACAAAAGTCCTGCCAGCTATAAATTAG